The DNA sequence TTAACAATGTGGTTGATTTGGTAAATCGAATTGCCAATGATGCTGAGAACGTAGCTGCTGTGTTAAAGCAGTACGCACCTTCTTTGAATATTTCTAAACCATTAGCTGGTGGAACTTTAGAACTTACGGTTCCAAGTGGTACAGATATTTCTTCAGGAATACAAATTACATTTGCAGATAGTAATATTGCAACAAACGTAAAAAAAGGTGATACTATTGTTGTGCTTCATATAAAACAGGATGGAACAATTGAATATATTCCTGCTACAGCAGGTGATGGAAACATTACAGCAACCTTTACATCACTTTCTCCAATTGCATGGTTTAAGGTGGAAACAGCTAATGTTGCAACCGGTACTACAACCAGTAGTGATACAACTAAAGTATCACCTAAAACAGGAGAGAACTTTTGGGATTTTTTATTTCATTAATTATGAGTGAAAAGTAAATTCTAATATTTATATTCCCTGGGAGCATTCCCAGGGGATTGTTTTTATATTTTAAAATATGTATGGTGAAAGATATGACAAAACTAAAAGATTCAATAGGAAAAGCCTCGTTATCAATGATATTAGGAATGGCAGTAATTTTAGGTGGTGGATTTTTTGATTATTCTGTAGCAATTGTAGGAGCAATCATCACAATATCTTTATTTGCAATGCTGATAAAAGGAGAATCGTTTTTTCAGAGAGATAGGCGAAAGGTCTTTGCAATCCCAATTATGATAATGTGCATATCAATAATAGTGAGTTTTTGGGCTATTGATTATATGGATAATTTTATGGGAATTATGCGAATCGGAGTAATATGCCTATGGATGTGGATGATTCGATGCAAGAGTAATGAAGATATAAATCTAGTGCAAAATATAATTCCAGTTTTGGGTTGTATTATGGTTCTTATATCAGTTGCCAGTCTTTTTGTATTCAATATGAAATTATACTTTTGGGAAAATAATCGAATGTCCGGTTTTTTTCAATATGCAAATACATGTGGACTTTTTACAGCAATAGGGCTTGTAATATTGGTTCATAACTGGAAAGAAAGAAAAAATTTCATTTTAAAAATTATGCAATTAGTTATCTTAGTTGCAGGTTTATTATTAACAGGTTCCAGAAGTATATTATTAGTTTTGCTGATATGGGGAATTTATTATGCATTTAGAAGGAGAGACGTTCAAAAACCTTTTTTTATAACAACTTTTCTATTAATCTTAGCAGGGAGTTCCTATATTATTTTAACAGGAAATACAGAAAATATTGGACGAATTTTTACAATTTTTAGTTCAAATTCTACGATATGGGGAAGAGTTCTTTATGCCAGGGATGCTATTTTTGTGTTGTTCAAAAAGTTTTATGGACTTGGAAGAATGGGCTATTATTATAGCCAAGGAACTTTCCAAACTGGGGTATATCATACGAGATTTGTTCATAATGATTTCTTGCAGATTGCGTTAGATTATGGTGTTATTGCACTGATACTATTATTACTTTTTATAGGATGGCAAGTGTTTTACGGAAAACAAAATCGAAATGATAAAGAGATTCTTCTGTTGATATGTTTTTCATCGTTAGTTGATTTTCACTGTCAATATCTTTCGATTATAATGATTGCAGTTCTGTTTTTAGATTATGGCGAATGTATCAAAGTAAAGAAAAAGGAGCTTCGTGAGAACTATATTATTTTGCCAGCACTTCTGATACTATTTGTTTATATTGGAATTGCTACAGGGTGCAGCAAAATAGGAAATCAAGATTTTGCCTTAGCAATGCTTCCAGATTATACATATGCTCAGGAGAAAAAAATGCTTTTTTTTTTCAAGCAGAAGACGGCATACGAGATAGCATCAAAAGTAATCGACAAAAATCCATATAATATAACTGCTTTTATCACTAGAGGTTCCTTTTGTGCATCACAAATTCGTATTGAAGAATGTATTGATGATTTGAACCAAATGCTTGAGTTAGATCCATATAATGTAGAATATTATAAACAATATGAGCAATTGCTGCAAAATCTCATACTGCAACTGAATAGAATTTCATCTGTAGCAGAAAAACAGGAAATGTATGAATATTATATGGCTCTTCTGCAAGAAAGAATAGATTCTCTGCCAGCGCAATTAGCTTCTTTGCAGGAAAGAACTAGTTGTATTGCATATAAAATAAAAGATAAACCCGTATTTCTTTATAAATAGGATTAGAAAGGGAAATGAGATATGAAAAAAAGACTGAAAAAAAGTAATAAGGCTATTTACATAGTGAGTATAATTGGTGCTATGTTGCTGATATGTTTGGTGTTGGTTTTTTTGAAATACAAACAATATAAAGAAGAAATAAATGAAAATATACTTGAAATGGATACTTTGGTAAAACAGGTGACTATTGATACAAAATCTGAAGATGAAAAAGGAACAGAGTCTGAAGTAGCAAACGAAGAGCCATGTCTTATGCATGATTTTGATACTTTAAAACAAATGAATGGGGATGTCTATGCGTGGATTACAATACCGGAAACAAAAGTGGATTATCCTATTCTGCAATCTACTACGGATGATAAGTATTTAAATACTAATATCGATGGTTCCTCGGGATATCCGGGCTGCATCTATTCAAATATATGTAACAGTAAAGAATTTGATGATTATATTACAGTTTTGTATGGACATAATATGAAGTCTGGAGAAATGTTTGGCAGTTTACATAATTTTGATGATGCAAATTTTTTTCAAGCATTTGATAAATATACCGTAGAGACAGAGAAAAATCGATTTATTTATAGTATATATGCTGTGGTCAATTATAATGATAAACTGATACCGGCATATTTTGATGTAAAAAGTTCGACGGGTAGGGACGCTTTTATTGAATCACTAGAAGAGTGTCGTGAAAATAATATTACGCATTTTAATGATGAGATAGAGATAGCAGGGGAGGATAAAGTATTAGTATTGTCTGTGTGTATCAGCGGTCAGGAAAATAGGAGATATTTAGTTGTTTCAAAGTTAGAAGAGGTAATATCTTATTCAAAAGAATAATATAAATAGCGGTTTGTACATAAAGGTACAAACCGCTATTTTGGTGCCAGTAAAATTACTATTTACCGGACATCTGTCTTTCCTGGGCTTCGATCATTTTCTTCACCATATAACCACCAACAGAACCATTCTGCTTAGAGGTTAAATCTCCGTTATAACCGTCCTTCAAAGGAACACCAATCTCATTAGCTACCTCAAACTTGAACCTGTTTAACGCACTTTTTGCTTCAGGCACTACTGCCTTGTTAGATGAATTAGACATATCGTTACCTCCTGTTTTCTTCCTCTTTGGTTGTGTAACAAGATTTGTTACGATTCTAGTATATGCAGGAGCGCTCTTAATAGACATGCAATTCCTTCCGATTTTAACATTTTTTTGTAATTGATTATTCTGCTAAAGAAATTCCACTAATATCCGGACTGGTGGTGAGAGAGTAGTTTGTATAATATACTACAAATCCGGGTTTGCTTCCATTTGGCTTTTTTACATTTTTCTTTTCCAGGTAATCAATTTCGACCTTATCATTATCCCGTCCCTTTGAATAATATGCAGCAAGCCGACCAGCTTCTTCAAAGGTGCGGTCTGGAAGTTCATCGCCATTGGTTTTTACAATAACATGAGATCCCGGCATGCCCTTAGCGTGGAACCACCAGTCGTTTCCAACGGCAAACTTAAAGGTCAATTCATCATTTTGCAGATTATTTTTTCCGACATAAATATGATAACCATCAGAGGAAATGTAGTGAAAAGGTTTGCTTTTGATACGTTCTTTTTTACCGGTATTTTTCTTCTTAATATAGCCGGATTGTATCAATTCTTCTTTAATCTGTGTCAAATCTTCTTCAGATACAGCAATATCCATGGAAGTAGCAATAGATTCCAGATGTTCAATTTCGGAATGTGTTTCCTGAATTAAATCATTTAAGGCTTCGCTGGTTCGTTTCAATTTATTATATTTATCAAAATATTTTTGTGAATTTTCCTGTGGCGTTAATTGCGGATCTAAAGGGATGGTTATCATCTCGTTCGTATAATAATTGAGGGCTTCCAGTTTTTTTGCCCCCTCCTCCAAATTGTAACCATAGGTATTAATTAATTCCCCATAAACTTTATATTTATCACGTTTTTCTGTATCTTTTAACTGTTTTGCCTGTAAATCATATTTTTTTCGGTTGCGTTCCAGAACTGTGGTAACAACTTTTCGCAGGTCTACGGATTTCTGGCGGATTCTGGTGTAGATATTTTTTTCTGCATAATACTGTTCCAATACTTCGGAAATCGTATGAAAGTTACTAATATCTAAATCATCATACTGTTTTAAGGAAACAGCAGCAAATTCGACCGGCTCTTTTCCCTTTTTTACAATATTTGGAGAAAATTTTCCTTCTGCAATATCCTCCATGAGCCACTGAAAATGATGATAAAGATGGAGTTTTTCTTCTTCGTTTAGTGCCTGAGTGGGGCGGTCTCCGTCAATTCCTGCACGAAAGCATAGTTCTGATGCAATAACCGGACTGATACCGTTGTAGGTGGTATAGATTGCCTTAGTGACAGTCATTGGTTTCTCAAATACTTTTTCAAAAAAATTATTCTGGTTAGCAGTAAGCGGATTGTATTTATCCTGAGTTTCCGGAATGAAATAGGTTCTTCCGGGCAGTACCTCACGAACTGAACTGACCTGAGCAGAAA is a window from the Roseburia sp. 499 genome containing:
- a CDS encoding O-antigen ligase family protein, which codes for MTKLKDSIGKASLSMILGMAVILGGGFFDYSVAIVGAIITISLFAMLIKGESFFQRDRRKVFAIPIMIMCISIIVSFWAIDYMDNFMGIMRIGVICLWMWMIRCKSNEDINLVQNIIPVLGCIMVLISVASLFVFNMKLYFWENNRMSGFFQYANTCGLFTAIGLVILVHNWKERKNFILKIMQLVILVAGLLLTGSRSILLVLLIWGIYYAFRRRDVQKPFFITTFLLILAGSSYIILTGNTENIGRIFTIFSSNSTIWGRVLYARDAIFVLFKKFYGLGRMGYYYSQGTFQTGVYHTRFVHNDFLQIALDYGVIALILLLLFIGWQVFYGKQNRNDKEILLLICFSSLVDFHCQYLSIIMIAVLFLDYGECIKVKKKELRENYIILPALLILFVYIGIATGCSKIGNQDFALAMLPDYTYAQEKKMLFFFKQKTAYEIASKVIDKNPYNITAFITRGSFCASQIRIEECIDDLNQMLELDPYNVEYYKQYEQLLQNLILQLNRISSVAEKQEMYEYYMALLQERIDSLPAQLASLQERTSCIAYKIKDKPVFLYK
- a CDS encoding class B sortase → MKKRLKKSNKAIYIVSIIGAMLLICLVLVFLKYKQYKEEINENILEMDTLVKQVTIDTKSEDEKGTESEVANEEPCLMHDFDTLKQMNGDVYAWITIPETKVDYPILQSTTDDKYLNTNIDGSSGYPGCIYSNICNSKEFDDYITVLYGHNMKSGEMFGSLHNFDDANFFQAFDKYTVETEKNRFIYSIYAVVNYNDKLIPAYFDVKSSTGRDAFIESLEECRENNITHFNDEIEIAGEDKVLVLSVCISGQENRRYLVVSKLEEVISYSKE
- a CDS encoding alpha/beta-type small acid-soluble spore protein, whose amino-acid sequence is MSNSSNKAVVPEAKSALNRFKFEVANEIGVPLKDGYNGDLTSKQNGSVGGYMVKKMIEAQERQMSGK
- a CDS encoding Rqc2 family fibronectin-binding protein encodes the protein MAFDGIVIANLVKELNENILNGRISKIAQPENDELLLTLKGTKGQVRLVLSASASLPLIYLTSENKTSPMTAPNFCMLLRKHIANGRITRIYQPNMERIINFEIEHLNELGDLCHKTLIVEIMGKHSNIIFCNEDGMIIDSIKHISAQVSSVREVLPGRTYFIPETQDKYNPLTANQNNFFEKVFEKPMTVTKAIYTTYNGISPVIASELCFRAGIDGDRPTQALNEEEKLHLYHHFQWLMEDIAEGKFSPNIVKKGKEPVEFAAVSLKQYDDLDISNFHTISEVLEQYYAEKNIYTRIRQKSVDLRKVVTTVLERNRKKYDLQAKQLKDTEKRDKYKVYGELINTYGYNLEEGAKKLEALNYYTNEMITIPLDPQLTPQENSQKYFDKYNKLKRTSEALNDLIQETHSEIEHLESIATSMDIAVSEEDLTQIKEELIQSGYIKKKNTGKKERIKSKPFHYISSDGYHIYVGKNNLQNDELTFKFAVGNDWWFHAKGMPGSHVIVKTNGDELPDRTFEEAGRLAAYYSKGRDNDKVEIDYLEKKNVKKPNGSKPGFVVYYTNYSLTTSPDISGISLAE